The sequence below is a genomic window from Phoenix dactylifera cultivar Barhee BC4 chromosome 8, palm_55x_up_171113_PBpolish2nd_filt_p, whole genome shotgun sequence.
aaaattaaaataaatcagtCATAAATTCCCAATATAATTTGTACAAGTAAAAGGCTTGAGGCGGCTCGCGTCAAGACTACGCACCGAGTTtgctatatattatataataatacaaAGCGGTCGACGCTCGGTCCAAGGCTCGAAGCCCGACCGAAACTCTTCGCTTATCATCTGCATCTCTCTCTTCTCGGCGACCTACCATCACTCTGTCCTTCTCTCTCATGGCGGAGAACGGCACGCCCTCCCCGGCCGCGGAGGCGGCGGAGCGGGCGCCGGCGGCGGAGCgggcgccggcggcggcggtggagaaAAAGGTCGAGGAGAAGAGATCCTGGGCGATGAAGAGCCCGAGGAGGAGGCGACCGCCCCCCCTCCGCCGCCCACCACCAGTAGCAGCGGAGCGGAGGCTGAGACCGCTGAGCTCAAGAAGATCGAGGAGCTCAGCATTTCAGAGGGCCTCGAGGATCCGGATGAATTAGATATAAAGACCGTAAGGAGTTTCTTGCCTCTTCTAAGGGTTTAACGTCTTTAGTTTGATCCTTTCTTTACGACCTAGTCTAGGGTTTAGATTTTGGTTTTCCCGTTGGAATTACTGGCTCTCACGGATGTTGATTGGACTCGAAATCATAAatttctttctattttgttCTTATTGATATTAGTTCGGGCCATTgggttttctcttttttcatgtttttttaaattaagaaaACCTTTTTGATCACTTTTGCTATTTGGGATGCCAATATGCGAATCTTTGTTTGTCTTCCTGTTTCTCCAAGAAAATTTGATTCGATAGTTCAGTCTACCTGGCTACCCATTCTTTCTTGATATGATTCATCATGATTTGCGCAGGTGACGTCGGGGGAGACAGTTTATGAATCGGCTGTTAAATTTGAGGACCTACCCCTGTCACAGGAGCTTCTTAAGGGTTTGAAACTCGAGATGAAGTTTAGCAGGCCTAGCAAGATTCAGGCAGTAACCCTACCGATGATTCTTACTCCCCCCTTCAAAGATCTGGTGGCTCAAGCCCACAATGGTCCGGAAAAACTACGTGTTTCGTGCTTGGCATGCTCAGCCGAGTCGATCCGAGTAAAAAGATACCACAAGCAATCTGCATATGCCCTACCAGAGAGCTGGCGATCCAGGTTTGTTAACTTGTTGCATTTTATCATGCCCGACATTTATTATGTCATTGCATCTTCTGACTTGATGTACGGTTTTACAGAATCAGAATGTGCTTTTGAAGATGGGAAAGTATACTGGCATAACTTCAATGTGTGCTATACCATCAGATTCGGCAAATTATATCCCGATCTCAAGACGTCCGCCAGTAACCGATCAAGTAGTGATCGGCACTCCTGGTACAATTAAAAAGTGGACCTCAGCAAGGAAGTTGGCCACGCGGGATGTGATGATCCTTGTCTTTGATGAGGCTGACCACATGCTAGCTGAGGTGGGTTTTCTCTATCTTCTTAGTTTAAATGGTTAGTGACATGATCTATTCACCAGCATGTGTAACATTTGTTGTTACTTTATAACATAAAGTGATTC
It includes:
- the LOC103706949 gene encoding LOW QUALITY PROTEIN: DEAD-box ATP-dependent RNA helicase 38 (The sequence of the model RefSeq protein was modified relative to this genomic sequence to represent the inferred CDS: inserted 4 bases in 3 codons; substituted 2 bases at 2 genomic stop codons) gives rise to the protein MGMALVISNDGLRRLASRLRTEFAIYYIIIQSGRRSVQGSKPDRNSSLIICISLFSATYHHSVLLSHGGERHALPGRGGGGAGAGGGAGAGGGGGEKGRGEEILGDEEPEEEATAPPPPPTTSSSGAEAETAELKKIEELSISEGLEDPDELDIKTVTSGETVYESAVKFEDLPLSQELLKGLKLEMKFSRPSKIQAVTLPMILTPPFKDLVAQAHNGXGKTTCFVLGMLSRVDPSKKIPQAICICPTRELAIQNQNVLLKMGKYTGITSMCAIPSDSANYIPISRRPPVTDQVVIGTPGTIKKWTSARKLATRDVMILVFDEADHMLAEDGFKDDSERIMKEIRRSSGSCQVLLFSATFNETVKSFVSGXLGLHQIFVKKKSSHWKKXAYKVHVQMIANWKXLRDKIFEFDKGGRLLYLSGQGTVHMLHTSLLKDGYDAHQFRCTQAEDRDKLYRXFKVGLTRVLITTLIFLLEF